In Flavobacteriaceae bacterium, the following proteins share a genomic window:
- a CDS encoding amidohydrolase codes for MNFKTSFLSLLTLVLCISATAQDLTFEEYNPISTLVVPGKIIKRAKFPFIDVHGHQYRMPTQNLAPVIAAMDTLNMGLMVNLSGRTGADLQKSVANIKANYPKRFVVFANIGFNNNVGKAGWIEATVAQLEQDVKNGARGLKIYKGLGLRDRDVNGKRVAVDDPRLDPIWAKCGELGIPVLIHSADPKSFWDDFDGDNERWLELKTRPGRKRGPNNPVPWEQIIQEQHNMFKKHRNTTFINAHMGWYANNLGKLSQLLDAMPNMNVGIGAIIAELGRQPRFAKAFFIKYQDRILFGKDSWKPEEFPTYFRVLESDDEYFPYHKKYHAFWPMYGLDLPDNVLKKVYYKNALRIIPGLDKSLFPN; via the coding sequence ATGAACTTTAAAACAAGTTTTTTATCCCTACTCACATTAGTATTATGTATTTCTGCAACCGCTCAAGACCTTACTTTCGAGGAGTACAACCCAATATCAACTTTAGTCGTTCCAGGAAAAATTATCAAGCGTGCTAAGTTTCCATTTATAGATGTTCACGGGCACCAATACCGTATGCCAACGCAGAATTTGGCACCTGTAATTGCAGCGATGGATACGCTTAATATGGGCTTGATGGTAAATTTAAGTGGACGTACGGGAGCGGATTTACAAAAATCTGTAGCAAATATAAAGGCTAATTACCCAAAGCGTTTTGTAGTATTTGCGAATATCGGATTTAATAATAATGTAGGCAAAGCGGGTTGGATCGAAGCTACAGTAGCACAACTGGAGCAAGATGTAAAAAACGGAGCCAGAGGTTTAAAAATATATAAAGGTTTAGGATTAAGAGATAGAGATGTTAACGGAAAACGTGTCGCGGTAGACGACCCTCGATTAGATCCTATTTGGGCAAAATGTGGCGAATTAGGCATTCCTGTATTAATTCACTCGGCAGATCCAAAATCGTTTTGGGATGATTTTGATGGTGATAACGAACGTTGGCTAGAATTAAAAACAAGACCAGGAAGAAAGCGTGGACCTAATAACCCAGTACCTTGGGAGCAAATTATCCAGGAACAACACAATATGTTTAAAAAACATCGCAACACTACATTTATCAATGCACATATGGGATGGTATGCCAATAATTTAGGAAAACTAAGTCAGTTATTAGATGCAATGCCAAATATGAATGTAGGTATTGGAGCGATCATCGCAGAATTAGGGCGTCAACCACGATTTGCAAAAGCCTTTTTTATAAAATATCAAGACCGTATTTTATTCGGGAAAGACAGCTGGAAACCTGAAGAATTTCCAACCTATTTTAGAGTATTAGAAAGTGATGACGAATATTTTCCATACCATAAAAAATACCATGCGTTTTGGCCAATGTACGGATTAGACCTACCAGATAATGTACTTAAAAAAGTATACTATAAAAATGCATTACGCATTATACCTGGATTAGATAAGAGTTTATTTCCTAATTAG
- a CDS encoding amidohydrolase encodes MLEKVKALRRELHTYPELSGQEVETARRIREFIKTHHDTKIIEELGGTGVAAIYEYEEQGPTVMIRCELDALPIAEPNAFNYKSTSEGVSHKCGHDGHMAMVAGLIFWLRTQTNLKGKVILLFQPAEETGRGAEAVLKDPRFSKLQPDYIFALHNIPGAPMHQIIPIQNNFSPAVQSIAIYLNGKVSHACEPERGINPALAISKIVTAFEDLNIRDPKDEDFTLFTPVYITMGEVAYGISAGTGEVHYTFRTWKEDRMTELKTKINQILENVSISEGITCTIDWFDYFPASINNNFCNEIVIKSAKQNGFYIQENAQPFKFGEDFGWFSQDHQVAMFGLGSGIDTPALHHADYDFPEELLETGMQMFKGIIKELLS; translated from the coding sequence ATGCTTGAAAAAGTAAAAGCACTTCGTAGAGAATTGCATACTTACCCTGAATTATCAGGGCAAGAAGTAGAGACTGCCAGACGTATCAGAGAGTTTATTAAAACACATCACGATACTAAAATTATAGAGGAGCTTGGAGGCACTGGTGTAGCTGCTATTTATGAGTATGAAGAGCAAGGACCAACAGTAATGATTCGTTGTGAATTAGATGCACTTCCAATTGCAGAACCTAATGCATTCAATTATAAATCAACTTCAGAAGGCGTATCTCATAAATGTGGTCACGATGGGCATATGGCCATGGTAGCAGGATTAATATTTTGGTTAAGGACACAAACCAATTTAAAAGGAAAAGTGATTTTATTATTCCAACCTGCGGAAGAAACAGGAAGAGGGGCAGAGGCAGTTTTAAAAGATCCAAGATTTTCAAAACTACAACCTGATTATATATTTGCATTACACAATATTCCTGGAGCACCAATGCATCAGATCATTCCGATTCAAAATAACTTTTCGCCTGCAGTACAAAGTATTGCGATTTACCTTAACGGAAAAGTATCTCATGCCTGTGAACCTGAAAGAGGAATTAACCCTGCTTTGGCAATTAGTAAAATTGTAACTGCTTTTGAAGACCTAAATATACGTGATCCAAAAGATGAGGATTTTACGCTTTTTACACCAGTATATATTACTATGGGAGAGGTAGCTTATGGTATTTCGGCAGGAACAGGCGAAGTGCATTATACATTCAGAACCTGGAAAGAAGATCGAATGACTGAGTTAAAAACGAAGATCAATCAGATTTTAGAAAATGTCAGTATTTCGGAAGGAATTACCTGTACTATAGATTGGTTTGATTATTTTCCAGCTTCTATAAATAACAATTTTTGTAATGAGATCGTGATTAAATCTGCAAAGCAGAATGGATTTTATATTCAAGAGAATGCGCAGCCATTTAAGTTTGGAGAAGACTTTGGATGGTTCTCTCAAGATCATCAAGTCGCTATGTTTGGATTGGGGTCAGGAATAGATACGCCCGCACTACATCATGCCGATTATGATTTCCCGGAAGAATTATTAGAAACTGGAATGCAGATGTTTAAAGGAATTATTAAAGAGTTATTATCTTAA
- the ggt gene encoding gamma-glutamyltransferase, producing MKSSMYKSLWILILCLSISCNTKNKQTTTLEVEEVSLISGSVASAHPLATKAGQDVLDKGGNAFDAAITIAAALNVVEPMMSGLGGYGTIMIYDAKTEHIRYLNPSGRFPENTNTDLMRAPTPDFMINRFGPKSISTPGNLNAWEAMHSTYGSLKWNGLFDSAINYAENGFTISATTSRYIKRAFDDFSDYTKSFYGKEGKPLEEGDKLIQTDLASTFKHIASEGGASFYNGEIAKTIDTQMKEVGSFLSIEDLKNNKAEWWEPLKMNYRGYDVYTASLPANSFAAFVNLGVMKQFPKEELEHNTPDYLHRFAEMTKESYKARLAYSFDPDVQKAPLDSLFAPETLKTIATQLSTDKVTDFVPPFSEESKNTTHFVVIDKWGNIVSATQTLGNVFGSRIMVEGTGVFFNNSMAYSTFEPKGNPMDAFPGRHKLSGDCPVIIMKDGKSWAALGSPGGHTITQNVPQIIFNLIDFNMTMQEAIDAPKISFVEPNYIRVDPDLSEDTINALKAKGHDIRKGSIGNANGVKINRDADGNIISLEAGIDRRGDGRSAIVDH from the coding sequence ATGAAATCTTCTATGTATAAATCCTTATGGATATTAATCTTATGTTTAAGTATCTCTTGTAACACAAAAAACAAACAAACTACAACTTTAGAAGTTGAAGAAGTCTCTTTAATCTCTGGAAGTGTGGCTTCAGCACATCCACTAGCAACTAAAGCAGGTCAAGATGTATTAGATAAAGGAGGTAACGCATTTGATGCAGCCATTACTATTGCAGCAGCACTTAATGTGGTAGAGCCTATGATGTCCGGACTTGGCGGTTATGGTACTATCATGATTTATGATGCAAAAACGGAACATATTCGTTATTTAAATCCTAGCGGTCGTTTCCCAGAAAATACCAATACAGATTTAATGAGAGCGCCAACGCCAGATTTTATGATAAACCGTTTTGGTCCAAAATCCATATCTACACCAGGGAATTTAAATGCTTGGGAAGCGATGCACTCCACTTACGGATCATTAAAATGGAACGGTTTGTTTGATTCAGCTATTAATTATGCAGAAAACGGATTTACAATTTCTGCAACCACATCCAGATATATTAAGAGGGCATTTGATGATTTTTCAGATTATACCAAATCCTTTTATGGTAAAGAAGGAAAGCCACTAGAAGAAGGAGATAAATTAATTCAAACTGATCTGGCATCTACATTTAAACATATTGCTTCAGAAGGAGGTGCGTCATTTTACAATGGAGAGATAGCAAAAACGATAGATACTCAAATGAAAGAAGTTGGGAGTTTTTTATCGATTGAAGATTTAAAAAATAATAAAGCAGAATGGTGGGAACCCTTAAAAATGAACTATAGAGGTTATGATGTGTATACCGCATCACTACCAGCAAATTCTTTTGCAGCCTTTGTAAATTTAGGAGTGATGAAACAATTTCCAAAAGAAGAGTTGGAGCACAATACACCTGACTATTTACATCGTTTTGCAGAAATGACTAAAGAATCTTATAAAGCGCGTTTAGCATATTCGTTCGATCCCGATGTACAAAAAGCTCCTTTAGATAGTTTGTTTGCTCCAGAAACCTTAAAAACAATAGCTACGCAATTAAGTACAGATAAAGTAACCGATTTTGTACCACCGTTTTCTGAAGAAAGTAAAAACACCACGCATTTTGTGGTAATCGATAAATGGGGGAATATCGTAAGTGCGACTCAAACTCTAGGAAATGTATTTGGAAGTCGTATTATGGTTGAAGGTACAGGTGTATTTTTTAACAACTCCATGGCCTATTCTACATTCGAACCTAAAGGAAACCCAATGGATGCTTTTCCGGGACGCCATAAGTTATCTGGCGATTGTCCAGTAATTATAATGAAAGATGGAAAATCTTGGGCAGCCTTAGGTTCACCAGGGGGACATACTATTACGCAAAATGTACCACAGATTATTTTTAATCTTATAGATTTTAATATGACGATGCAAGAAGCGATCGATGCTCCTAAAATCTCATTTGTAGAACCTAATTATATTCGTGTAGATCCAGATTTATCTGAAGACACTATAAACGCTTTAAAAGCAAAAGGGCATGATATCCGTAAAGGAAGTATTGGTAATGCCAATGGCGTAAAGATCAATAGAGATGCAGATGGAAATATAATATCTTTAGAAGCAGGAATCGATAGACGAGGTGATGGACGTTCAGCTATTGTAGATCATTAA
- a CDS encoding thioredoxin family protein: MSKSIFYHAGCPVCISAEHDIINLVGAENVEIVNIGEDRNRISEAENAGVESVPALVTPNGNALHINFGASMADVKG; this comes from the coding sequence ATGAGTAAATCAATTTTTTATCACGCAGGCTGTCCAGTTTGTATAAGTGCAGAACACGACATCATAAATTTAGTTGGTGCTGAAAACGTTGAAATCGTAAACATAGGAGAAGATAGAAATCGAATATCTGAAGCCGAAAATGCTGGAGTAGAATCTGTTCCTGCATTGGTAACTCCAAATGGCAATGCTTTACACATTAATTTTGGAGCCTCTATGGCAGATGTAAAAGGTTAA
- a CDS encoding DUF2024 family protein, which yields MEISVWDTYVTREDGKIMHFDILVPSNLKDEETILGFGKHYLKSKPFKILKLTANECRFCHIEHATGDMIIAIKDKGYTIIEMENCN from the coding sequence ATGGAAATTTCAGTTTGGGATACTTACGTTACAAGAGAAGATGGCAAAATCATGCATTTTGATATTTTGGTACCTAGCAATTTAAAAGACGAAGAAACCATATTAGGATTTGGTAAACACTATCTAAAAAGTAAGCCTTTTAAAATCCTTAAATTAACTGCAAATGAATGTCGTTTTTGTCATATTGAACACGCTACAGGCGATATGATAATTGCTATTAAAGACAAAGGTTATACAATTATAGAAATGGAAAATTGCAATTAA
- a CDS encoding MarR family transcriptional regulator — MKKSIFNPEQQQNDISSKIVAGLERVSEVFKVLLWEKAKLVGLSPIQIQILLFVAFHKQELCNVSHLAKEFNVTKPTISDAIKILDKKQMIVKDYSSLDSRSYSIVLSDTGKDIIAQTHDLAQPLKHHIDSFSSDNLESLFKTLSELIYKLNHTGILSVQRTCKSCTFYEKNKTTHYCNLLQKKLSDHDIRLDCPEYEEKV; from the coding sequence ATGAAGAAAAGTATATTTAACCCAGAGCAACAACAAAACGATATTTCTAGTAAGATCGTTGCAGGACTTGAGCGTGTTTCTGAAGTCTTTAAGGTTTTACTATGGGAAAAAGCAAAACTGGTAGGTTTAAGCCCTATTCAAATTCAGATATTGCTTTTTGTAGCATTTCACAAGCAGGAATTATGTAACGTGAGTCATCTTGCAAAAGAGTTTAATGTTACAAAACCAACCATAAGTGATGCTATAAAGATTTTAGATAAGAAGCAAATGATTGTAAAAGATTATTCATCTTTAGACAGTCGCAGTTATAGTATCGTATTATCTGATACAGGAAAAGATATTATTGCACAGACTCATGATCTTGCACAACCTTTAAAACATCATATCGATAGTTTTAGTTCAGACAATTTGGAAAGCTTATTCAAAACATTAAGCGAACTGATCTACAAATTAAATCATACCGGAATATTGTCTGTACAACGCACATGCAAGAGTTGTACATTTTATGAGAAAAATAAAACAACACATTATTGTAATCTGCTTCAAAAAAAATTATCAGATCACGATATTCGTTTAGATTGCCCAGAATATGAAGAAAAAGTATAG
- a CDS encoding ABC transporter ATP-binding protein — MKELQNKSAATPKTKPKVTIGKAFKTIIWPRRNLVFIGLVLIVLRSLAGLVLPWQSKVLLDEVVPDKNYDQLYTLIIIVISAITIQSVTSFLLTRILSVQAQYLISELRAQVQKKVLSLPINFFDNTKSGALVSRIMSDVEGVRNLIGTGLVQLVGGTFTAIVSLILLINLNPWMTLFVFVPLSIFGIIALKAFKYIRPIFRKRGEINAVVKGRLTETLAGVRVIKAFNAEEQENKVFEKGVDELYQNVKKSLTATAFMTSSSTFLIGVATTGIMGIGGYYMIQGAMTTGDFLFFTLLLGFMIAPIVQMSNIGSQLTEALAGLDRTEELMNKMAEEDDEDRTIQLGKIKGDIAFDDVSFSYDEGKEVLHNINFKAPSGSVVALVGSSGSGKSTIAGLSATFLNPESGKVTIDGQDMSKIKLSSYRQHLGVVLQDEFLFEGTIRENIMFPRPNATEAQLQNAVKAAYVNEFTDRFEDGLETLIGERGVKLSGGQRQRLAIARAILADPKVIILDEATSNLDTESEALIQKSLTELVKERTTIVIAHRLSTIKKADQILVIEAGHIVERGTHDELIALQGRYYDLYTYQAKI; from the coding sequence ATGAAAGAACTACAAAATAAATCTGCAGCTACCCCAAAAACAAAACCTAAAGTTACCATTGGTAAAGCATTTAAAACAATTATATGGCCACGACGTAATTTAGTATTTATTGGTCTTGTATTAATTGTACTTAGAAGCTTGGCAGGCTTAGTTTTACCTTGGCAAAGTAAAGTGCTCTTAGATGAGGTGGTACCAGATAAAAATTATGATCAATTATACACGTTAATTATTATCGTCATATCTGCGATTACAATCCAATCGGTCACTTCGTTTTTGCTCACACGAATTTTAAGTGTACAAGCACAGTATTTAATTAGTGAATTACGAGCACAAGTACAGAAAAAAGTACTCTCACTCCCTATTAACTTTTTTGATAATACTAAATCTGGAGCTTTAGTATCTCGTATTATGAGTGATGTAGAAGGCGTTCGAAATTTAATAGGCACAGGATTGGTACAGTTGGTAGGAGGAACTTTTACGGCTATTGTTTCTTTAATTCTTTTAATAAATCTAAATCCTTGGATGACGCTTTTTGTATTTGTTCCATTATCAATTTTCGGAATTATTGCTCTAAAAGCTTTTAAATATATTCGACCAATTTTTAGAAAACGAGGAGAAATAAATGCTGTTGTAAAAGGGCGTTTAACTGAAACACTTGCTGGTGTACGTGTGATTAAAGCATTTAATGCTGAAGAACAAGAAAACAAAGTTTTCGAAAAAGGAGTTGATGAATTGTATCAAAATGTGAAGAAAAGTTTAACCGCAACTGCATTTATGACCAGTTCATCCACATTTTTAATTGGTGTTGCGACTACTGGGATTATGGGTATTGGAGGCTATTATATGATTCAAGGAGCAATGACTACTGGTGATTTTTTATTCTTTACATTATTGCTTGGGTTTATGATTGCACCTATTGTACAGATGAGTAATATAGGGAGTCAACTTACAGAAGCTTTAGCTGGATTAGACCGTACCGAAGAATTAATGAATAAAATGGCAGAAGAGGATGATGAAGACCGTACCATTCAGTTAGGCAAAATTAAAGGTGATATAGCGTTTGATGATGTATCTTTCTCTTATGATGAAGGTAAAGAAGTACTTCACAATATTAACTTTAAAGCACCTTCAGGATCGGTAGTGGCACTAGTAGGAAGCTCAGGATCAGGAAAATCAACTATTGCAGGCTTATCGGCAACCTTTTTAAACCCAGAATCAGGGAAAGTCACTATTGATGGGCAAGATATGTCTAAAATTAAATTGAGTAGTTATCGACAACATTTAGGAGTGGTATTACAAGACGAATTTTTGTTTGAAGGTACTATTAGAGAAAATATTATGTTCCCAAGACCAAATGCAACCGAAGCCCAATTACAAAACGCTGTAAAAGCAGCTTATGTAAATGAGTTTACAGATCGATTTGAAGATGGATTAGAAACTTTAATTGGAGAACGAGGCGTTAAATTATCTGGAGGGCAACGCCAACGGCTTGCTATTGCCAGAGCTATTTTAGCAGATCCAAAAGTGATTATTCTAGATGAAGCAACATCAAATCTGGATACTGAAAGTGAAGCTTTAATTCAAAAGAGTTTAACAGAACTGGTTAAAGAGCGTACTACAATTGTAATCGCACACCGATTGAGTACCATTAAAAAAGCAGATCAAATTTTAGTAATTGAAGCCGGTCATATTGTAGAACGTGGTACACATGATGAGCTGATTGCACTTCAAGGACGTTATTACGATTTATATACCTATCAGGCGAAAATTTAA
- a CDS encoding nitronate monooxygenase: MNYKLNKGAQQLTKLLGIEIPIIQAPAGGTVTSDLVAEVSNTGAFGGIPLSWSSPEVATAMIKEVRSKTDKPFYANFVLNFEPVALQTALDLGVKTIQFSWGMPTPEMIDLIRAANGVMGIQVTNLEASRTAIALGADYLVCQGIEAGGHVQSSRPLLTILENILKLADGIPVVASGGIADAKAMHRYMAMGAAGVVMGSRFVATKESGAHLKYKNALVKAKAEDTIFTVCMNKGWDSAAHRILRNKTTELWEAAGCPVIGERPGEFDIVARRANNDPIERYDSDSPLQGMTGDVETMANYAGHSVNNIHDIPSVQELIDSIWNEFKIL; this comes from the coding sequence ATGAACTATAAATTAAATAAAGGAGCACAGCAGCTTACAAAATTATTGGGTATTGAAATTCCAATTATCCAAGCTCCAGCAGGAGGAACGGTTACAAGTGATTTAGTTGCTGAAGTTTCTAATACTGGTGCTTTTGGTGGGATACCATTAAGCTGGTCTAGTCCTGAAGTAGCAACAGCAATGATTAAAGAAGTTAGATCTAAAACAGATAAACCATTCTATGCCAACTTTGTGTTGAATTTTGAGCCTGTTGCTTTACAAACTGCTTTAGATTTAGGGGTAAAAACAATACAATTCTCTTGGGGGATGCCCACACCAGAAATGATAGATTTAATAAGAGCAGCTAATGGAGTAATGGGAATTCAAGTAACTAATCTTGAAGCATCAAGAACAGCCATTGCTTTAGGAGCAGATTATCTGGTATGTCAAGGGATCGAAGCTGGAGGGCATGTACAATCCTCTCGACCATTGCTTACAATTTTAGAGAATATACTTAAGCTTGCAGATGGTATTCCAGTTGTTGCATCTGGAGGTATTGCCGATGCTAAAGCAATGCATAGATATATGGCAATGGGCGCTGCTGGAGTAGTCATGGGATCACGTTTTGTAGCTACTAAAGAGAGTGGAGCTCATTTAAAATATAAAAACGCACTGGTAAAGGCCAAAGCTGAAGATACTATTTTCACGGTGTGTATGAATAAAGGGTGGGATAGTGCTGCACATCGTATTTTAAGAAATAAAACTACCGAGCTGTGGGAGGCTGCTGGATGTCCTGTTATTGGAGAGCGTCCCGGAGAATTTGATATTGTTGCCAGACGTGCCAATAACGATCCTATAGAGCGATATGATTCTGATAGTCCTTTACAAGGTATGACAGGTGATGTGGAAACTATGGCAAATTATGCAGGACATAGTGTCAATAATATTCATGATATCCCTTCGGTACAGGAATTGATAGATTCTATCTGGAACGAATTCAAGATACTTTAA
- a CDS encoding DinB family protein: protein MLTETLIKLFTRDLNALKTEIQLYKKEANLWLINGKIKNSAGNLCLHIVGNLNAYIGENLGHSGYVRQRDLEFTQKNVPRAELLRQVDDAIKIVEQTLHKLTPEDLQKEFIWRTFKEKTTIEYFLVHLVMHLSYHLGQINYHRRLLD from the coding sequence ATGCTAACTGAAACTTTAATTAAATTATTCACCAGAGATTTAAACGCTTTAAAAACAGAGATCCAATTATATAAAAAAGAAGCTAATCTGTGGCTTATAAATGGAAAAATTAAAAACTCTGCAGGAAACTTATGTTTACATATTGTTGGAAACTTAAATGCATACATAGGTGAAAACTTAGGGCATTCAGGATATGTAAGACAACGAGATTTAGAATTCACACAAAAAAATGTTCCCAGAGCAGAATTACTGCGTCAAGTAGATGACGCTATTAAAATTGTAGAGCAAACATTACATAAATTAACACCAGAAGATTTACAAAAAGAATTTATCTGGCGCACTTTTAAAGAAAAAACTACTATAGAATATTTTTTAGTACACCTAGTAATGCATTTATCTTATCATTTAGGGCAAATTAATTATCACAGACGTCTACTAGATTAA
- a CDS encoding MarC family NAAT transporter → MELFLTSFGALFSIMNPLGTVPVFVGLTQENTSKERSITAFWTAIDVLVILILSFFAGKFILSFFGISLNALKIAGGLIIASSGFALLTGKFKEHKGMKRQRVQDDIKTRESISLTPLAIPMLAGPGTISLLIAYNQEYQMTQDILVLSGAMILVSLLIYFILKSSHFIVKFLGASGINALSRIIGFIVIAIGVEYIISSVVSIVSQIKF, encoded by the coding sequence ATGGAACTATTTTTAACCAGCTTTGGTGCTTTATTTTCAATCATGAATCCCTTAGGTACCGTACCTGTTTTTGTAGGGCTAACTCAAGAAAATACGAGTAAAGAACGCTCAATTACAGCGTTTTGGACAGCAATAGATGTGCTTGTAATTTTAATATTATCTTTTTTTGCTGGCAAGTTTATACTCTCTTTTTTTGGAATTAGTTTAAATGCTTTAAAAATTGCTGGCGGACTAATTATTGCATCATCAGGTTTTGCATTGCTAACAGGTAAATTTAAAGAACATAAGGGGATGAAACGTCAACGTGTACAAGACGATATTAAAACCAGAGAAAGTATTTCGCTAACACCATTGGCCATTCCTATGCTGGCTGGACCAGGAACAATATCGTTGCTTATTGCATATAATCAGGAATATCAAATGACTCAAGATATTTTAGTGCTTTCGGGAGCTATGATCTTAGTATCCTTACTTATCTATTTTATTTTAAAAAGCAGTCATTTTATAGTGAAATTTTTAGGCGCCTCAGGAATTAACGCTCTATCTCGTATTATTGGATTCATAGTCATTGCGATAGGAGTGGAGTATATCATATCTTCGGTAGTAAGTATCGTATCTCAAATAAAATTCTAA
- a CDS encoding DEAD/DEAH box helicase, with protein MSFKKLIEPLKEAIHRNNFEAPLPFQKQILPKIKGGASVFAIAPDGSGKTTTLILSVIQKLKGKAFEDAPRALIFVKDKKAALELKQHFEIYTKGTDLRVYALYEEHNIDSQREEIYVGTDIVIATPKRLNKIFYLNGIHLGQLQLFIVEDAEFLFTTNTQGEVSRTPESINKCQYVVFSSTFDARFKRWQDTFMYNARVIEFKE; from the coding sequence ATGTCATTTAAAAAATTAATAGAGCCTTTAAAGGAAGCCATCCATCGAAATAATTTTGAAGCACCTTTACCATTCCAGAAGCAGATCTTACCTAAAATAAAAGGTGGCGCCAGTGTTTTTGCAATTGCCCCTGATGGTAGCGGAAAAACCACAACATTAATCCTTAGTGTGATCCAAAAGCTAAAAGGGAAAGCTTTTGAAGATGCCCCTAGAGCTTTAATTTTTGTAAAAGACAAAAAAGCAGCATTAGAATTAAAACAGCACTTCGAGATCTATACTAAAGGCACAGATTTAAGAGTATATGCACTTTATGAGGAGCATAATATCGATTCGCAACGCGAAGAAATTTATGTTGGAACAGATATTGTGATCGCTACTCCAAAACGATTAAATAAGATCTTTTACCTTAATGGCATACACCTGGGGCAGTTACAATTATTTATTGTTGAAGATGCCGAGTTTTTATTTACTACCAATACACAAGGAGAAGTATCCCGAACCCCAGAAAGTATTAACAAATGCCAGTATGTGGTATTTTCTTCAACATTTGACGCACGATTTAAACGTTGGCAAGACACGTTTATGTACAATGCCCGAGTGATAGAATTTAAAGAATAG
- a CDS encoding thiamine phosphate synthase, translating to MIFLISPENDTHNEINILHQLFEVGLTHFHFRKPNKSIDEHREYLDQVNKKYHQFIVIHNFHELAKEYNLKGIHLEERIWRGHGEALENYVNGFKSKEFSVSSSYHEPEDLEAQTIDFDYFILSPVFGAISKSDMKGRGFDVRHIPKFITGMGGINAQTTPDAIKLGFKGVGALGGVWNSDHPIESFKALQEAFTTTKK from the coding sequence ATGATCTTCCTTATCTCCCCAGAAAATGATACCCATAATGAAATAAACATCTTACATCAATTATTCGAAGTTGGATTAACACATTTTCATTTTAGAAAGCCTAATAAATCAATTGATGAGCATCGAGAATATTTAGATCAAGTCAATAAAAAATACCATCAGTTTATAGTGATTCATAACTTTCACGAGCTTGCCAAAGAATACAACTTAAAAGGTATTCATTTAGAAGAACGTATTTGGAGGGGTCATGGAGAAGCATTAGAAAATTATGTAAACGGATTTAAATCTAAAGAGTTTTCGGTAAGCAGTTCGTATCACGAACCTGAAGACTTGGAAGCACAAACAATAGATTTTGATTATTTTATATTAAGCCCAGTGTTTGGAGCGATTTCTAAAAGTGATATGAAAGGACGTGGCTTTGATGTGCGCCATATTCCAAAATTTATCACAGGAATGGGAGGTATTAATGCTCAAACCACTCCAGATGCTATTAAGTTAGGTTTCAAAGGTGTTGGTGCTTTAGGTGGTGTTTGGAATAGTGATCATCCTATAGAAAGTTTTAAAGCTTTACAAGAAGCATTTACAACGACTAAAAAATAA